A single window of Montipora capricornis isolate CH-2021 chromosome 14, ASM3666992v2, whole genome shotgun sequence DNA harbors:
- the LOC138031612 gene encoding putative nuclease HARBI1, with translation MLAANLERPTGRNRALKPQEQVLVALRFFASGSFLKVVGDTVGGIPKCTVSRIVSRVSTALVRKQHEFIRWPSTAAERQEIKQGFFEKGGFPGVIGCINGTHICLFTNVVAKWPGSTHNSFVFTNSLIHKKLESNHAFEDGYLLGDSGYPYKPFLMTPYPNTANAKEEAFNKAHCKTRVAIEQTIGRWKRRFHLLHSECHMKPEKVCTLIGACAVLHNICIKLYDDIDDDPFDDHQPELVPYHGPDQGRLLRDHICNTFF, from the exons ATGCTGGCTGCCAACCTTGAAAGACCAACCGGAAGAAACCGTGCATTGAAACCCCAGGAACAGGTTCTTGTTGCTCTTCGTTTTTTCGCAAGTGGTAGTTTTTTGAAGGTGGTAGGTGACACAGTCGGTGGCATTCCCAAATGCACCGTTTCGAGAATCGTCAGTAGGGTGTCAACAGCTCTTGTTCGAAAACAGCACGAGTTCATACGATGGCCATCAACAGCTGCCGAAAGGCAAGAAATAAAGCAAGGCTTTTTTGAAAAGGGAGGCTTTCCCGGAGTTATTGGCTGCATTAATGGAACCCATATAT GCCTCTTCACCAATGTGGTTGCCAAGTGGCCTGGCTCTACACATaacagttttgttttcacaaatTCATTGATACATAAAAAGCTTGAAAGCAACCATGCGTTTGAAGATGGGTATCTATTGGGTGACAGTGGTTATCCATACAAGCCATTTCTAATGACACCGTATCCAAATACTGCAAATGCAAAAGAGGAGGCATTTAACAAGGCCCACTGCAAGACTAGAGTGGCCATTGAACAAACCATTGGTCGATGGAAACGGCGCTTTCACTTACTTCATTCTGAGTGCCACATGAAACCTGAAAAGGTGTGCACTCTTATTGGTGCTTGTGCAGTCTTGCACAACATTTGTATCAAACTCtatgatgatattgatgatgatcCTTTTGATGATCACCAGCCTGAGCTTGTTCCATATCATGGGCCTGATCAAGGCAGGTTACTACGAGATCACATTTGTAACACATTTTTCTAA
- the LOC138031611 gene encoding uncharacterized protein, producing the protein MATIEELQGIVAGLVSVVKDLTTNVSQVNNTVGNMAQSVPAPSQQSNSHSLRMPSIQLPSFRPDTVVQDDISEFLERFPQQTSHLPAETCLSLLEQQCVGDWPRSVLSIAKTTGGYAEKATEEKLNTCIERLHTEFGESKEDKCRRLATELSALKQERGESVEQFAFKYKKLLHQLEKLGEKIAKDCPTFVISQFISKVNPLIAQHLVVKASEFETLDKIVEAARRVELSFQTPPTASNTNQSLDEWKVTRPNAFVSSTALKPQDQHSYRQQRACYNCGETTHLSKYCPKPCKDTFKQAEICNNYNRFPKSNCEKDGNKCSNGRQHKCQRCNKWGCKAIRHSEHRPTSMTRTSAPSDEVSSLRQQFVVLSTRLNKFEAHCSENTSCSTPVVSSTQTLASPSRPPAPVTADPPSTSPPFFGLPAVTIPVSSVKPEAQLQNRNILWTSITSAGERLPLPLDSCCSVSLVSKVHADFVASKRPDLKYCPLEELISVTAADPKSNLAAVATMEIPITWEPKTETVFTMLVVPGLVWPILFGENHLHATQALVDHYVPAITFRHPSMQFRVHCSLDNPLKGFTSDSAPNASLSHERGQAASKPHVSVTCLLTGAPPPGVHKRSQALLRGPSLQL; encoded by the coding sequence ATGGCAACAATTGAAGAACTCCAAGGCATCGTGGCGGGACTTGTCAGTGTGGTGAAGGATCTAACTACAAATGTGTCTCAAGTTAATAACACAGTCGGTAACATGGCCCAGTCAGTTCCTGCACCGTCTCAACAAAGTAATTCTCACAGTCTTCGCATGCCTTCCATTCAACTTCCATCGTTTCGTCCAGACACCGTAGTGCAAGATGACATTTCGGAATTCCTCGAGCGCTTCCCACAGCAAACCTCACATCTTCccgccgaaacatgtctttcgCTTCTGGAACAACAATGTGTTGGCGACTGGCCACGATCTGTCCTGTCGATAGCCAAAACTACGGGAGGCTATGCCGAAAAAGCGACAGAGGAAAAACTTAACACTTGTATCGAACGGTTACATACAGAGTTCGGCGAATCGAAGGAAGACAAATGCCGCCGATTAGCAACCGAGTTGAGCGCTCTCAAACAAGAGCGTGGCGAGTCAGTTGAACAATTTGCGTTTAAATACAAAAAGCTGCTACATCAACTGGAGAAGCTTGGCGAGAAAATCGCGAAAGACTGTCCCACTTTTGTCATTTCACAGTTTATTTCTAAAGTGAATCCACTAATTGCTCAGCATCTCGTTGTAAAAGCTTCAGAATTTGAAACGCTCGACAAAATCGTCGAAGCTGCTCGTCGTGTTGAGTTGTCATTTCAAACTCCGCCCACCGCCTCAAATACAAATCAGTCGCTGGATGAATGGAAAGTAACACGCCCGAATGCGTTTGTTTCTTCCACCGCTTTAAAACCTCAAGATCAGCACTCCTATCGACAACAAAGGGCTTGTTACAATTGTGGAGAAACAACTCATTTGTCGAAATATTGTCCAAAACCCTGCAAGGACACTTTCAAGCAAGCTGAGATCTGCAACAATTACAATCGATTTCCAAAATCTAATTGCGAGAAAGATGGCAATAAATGCTCAAATGGCCGACAACACAAGTGCCAACGATGTAATAAGTGGGGTTGTAAAGCTATCAGACATTCTGAACATCGCCCAACAAGCATGACTCGTACTAGTGCTCCATCCGATGAGGTCTCTTCTCTCAGGCAACAATTTGTAGTCTTGTCTACTCGTTTAAACAAATTTGAAGCTCATTGTTCAGAAAACACTTCATGTTCTACTCCTGTGGTGTCTTCAACGCAAACCTTAGCTTCGCCCTCACGACCTCCTGCTCCAGTCACGGCTGATCCGCCTTCAACCTCTCCTCCTTTCTTTGGTTTACCTGCAGTTACCATCCCTGTATCTTCAGTAAAACCAGAAGCTCAGTTACAAAACCGCAATATTCTGTGGACCTCCATTACTTCTGCAGGTGAGCGTCTGCCCTTGCCGTTGGATAGCTGCTGTTCTGTATCTCTCGTGAGCAAAGTGCATGCTGATTTTGTAGCCTCTAAACGTCCTGACCTCAAGTATTGTCCCCTGGAGGAGTTAATTTCTGTTACAGCTGCAGATCCCAAGTCTAATCTTGCAGCAGTTGCCACCATGGAAATCCCCATTACATGGGAACCAAAAACAGAAACTGTCTTCACTATGCTAGTAGTTCCAGGTCTTGTTTGGCCAATACTCTTCGGTGAAAACCACCTTCATGCAACCCAAGCATTAGTTGATCATTATGTTCCTGCCATCACCTTTCGGCATCCAAGCATGCAGTTTCGTGTCCATTGCTCCCTTGACAATCCACTAAAAGGCTTCACTAGTGACTCAGCACCAAATGCGTCCTTATCACACGAACGCGGACAAGCAGCGTCCAAGCCACATGTCAGTGTTACATGTCTTCTTACTGGGGCACCACCACCAGGTGTTCACAAACGTTCACAAGCCCTTCTCCGTGGTCCTTCTCTGCAGCTTTAA